From a single Burkholderiales bacterium genomic region:
- a CDS encoding protein kinase, whose protein sequence is MDPPAPGSEIDGFCLGELLHTGSMASIYRLMGPDGPLPLVMKIPRLGAGERAVNVISFEVCRMVLGALPQSPHHPTLVAFGDVETTPYLVMEFVEGPRLDDWVDRAPLPPEEIARAGSALGLALHDLHRQDVVHLDLKPTNVLYRPSGAAVLIDFGLAHHAHYPDLLAEELRTPVGNWVYMAPEQVLGVRCDPRSDIFAFGAILYYLATTQFPFGKPKTFSQLRQRLYRDPVPPRALVAGTPEWLQEIILHCLEIDARDRYASAARVAFDLANPAQVELTERGSRRRRAGLGTLIRRRVQARRFEPAPCPPPSIRIGPAPIVLVAITPTQTDETLFEAMRDAARRLIAADDQCRIACVTAVPPAAALSDDTPTGRHIKHLVNLRRWAKPLELPEERLTYHVLESEKPAAALIDYAKINDVEHILMGAFRRGGTRLFRGVRAQVVAEAPCSVTIVRPRSET, encoded by the coding sequence ATGGATCCGCCGGCCCCGGGAAGCGAGATCGACGGCTTTTGCCTGGGCGAACTGCTCCATACCGGCAGCATGGCATCGATCTATCGGTTGATGGGGCCGGACGGCCCGCTTCCGCTGGTCATGAAGATTCCGCGGCTTGGCGCCGGGGAGCGTGCGGTCAACGTCATCAGCTTCGAGGTCTGCCGTATGGTGTTGGGCGCGCTCCCGCAAAGTCCGCATCATCCGACCTTGGTGGCTTTCGGGGATGTTGAAACCACGCCGTACCTGGTCATGGAGTTTGTCGAGGGCCCAAGGCTGGACGACTGGGTGGACCGGGCTCCGTTGCCCCCGGAGGAGATCGCTCGCGCAGGTTCCGCGCTTGGGTTGGCGCTGCACGATCTTCACCGGCAGGATGTTGTGCATCTCGACCTGAAGCCGACCAACGTGTTGTATCGCCCTAGCGGCGCGGCCGTGCTGATCGATTTCGGACTGGCGCATCACGCCCATTATCCCGACTTGCTCGCGGAGGAGTTGCGCACCCCGGTCGGCAATTGGGTGTACATGGCGCCCGAGCAGGTGCTCGGCGTGCGCTGCGATCCTCGCAGCGATATCTTCGCGTTCGGAGCAATCCTTTATTATCTCGCCACGACACAGTTTCCGTTCGGTAAACCCAAAACGTTCTCCCAATTGCGCCAGCGCCTTTATCGCGACCCGGTGCCGCCGCGTGCGCTGGTTGCCGGGACGCCAGAGTGGCTGCAGGAGATCATCCTGCATTGTCTTGAGATCGACGCCCGCGACCGCTATGCCTCCGCTGCGCGAGTCGCTTTCGACCTCGCCAATCCCGCGCAGGTCGAGCTCACCGAACGCGGCTCACGCCGCCGCCGCGCCGGCTTGGGGACGCTGATCCGGCGGCGGGTGCAAGCCAGACGGTTCGAGCCCGCGCCATGCCCGCCGCCATCGATCCGGATCGGCCCCGCGCCTATCGTACTGGTCGCGATCACGCCCACACAGACCGATGAGACGCTGTTCGAAGCAATGCGCGATGCAGCGCGGCGCCTGATCGCGGCCGACGATCAATGCCGCATCGCCTGCGTGACCGCGGTGCCGCCCGCGGCGGCGCTTTCCGACGACACGCCTACCGGCCGCCATATCAAGCATCTGGTGAACTTGCGGCGCTGGGCCAAGCCGCTAGAATTGCCCGAAGAGCGCTTGACCTACCACGTGCTGGAGTCCGAAAAACCCGCTGCAGCGCTGATCGATTACGCCAAAATAAACGACGTCGAGCACATACTGATGGGCGCGTTCCGCAGAGGCGGAACGCGCCTGTTCCGGGGCGTACGCGCCCAAGTCGTCGCGGAAGCGCCGTGCAGCGTCACCATAGTCCGTCCGCGGTCGGAAACCTGA